The Mustela erminea isolate mMusErm1 chromosome 18, mMusErm1.Pri, whole genome shotgun sequence genome has a window encoding:
- the RAI1 gene encoding retinoic acid-induced protein 1 — MQSFRERCGFHGKQQNYQQTSQETSRLENYRQPGQAGLSCDRQRLLAKDYYNPQPYPAYEGGAGAPTGSARGSKGLASQPSLQGRPAFSGYSVPDSSPYPGRYSGEESLQAWGAPQPPPPQPQPLPGGVGKYDDSLMKKAAVPPGRQYPEQGAQLPFRTHSLHVQPQLPQPQQPLAYPKLQRQKLQNDMASPLPFPQGGHFPQHSQSFPPSSTYSSGGQGTQGGGQGAHSYKSCTAPSAPPHDRPLAANTSLAPGQRVQNLHAYQSGRMGYEQQKQQQQQQQQQQAALQSRHHAQETLHYQNLAKYQHYGQQGAGYCQPDAAVRTPEQYYQTFSPSSSHSPARSVGRSPSYSSTPSPLMPNLENFPYNQQPLGTGAFPAGITDHSHFMPLLNPSPTDAAGTVDTQPGNCKAPPKDKLPENLLSDLSLQSLTALTSQVENISNTVQQLLLSKAAVPQKKGGKNLVSRTPEQHRSQHCSPEGSGYSAEPAGTPLSEPLSSTPQSTHAEPPEADYLSGSEDPLERSFLYCNQARGSPARVNSNSKAKPESVSTCSVTSPDDMSTKSDDSFQSLHGSLPLDSFSKFVAGERDCPRLLLSALAQEDLASEILGLQEAIGEKAEKTWAEAPGLAKDASKPPPFSLENHSACLDSVAKNAWPRPGEPEALPESLQLDKGGSAKDFSPGLFEDPSVAFAAPDPKKTTGPLSFSTKATLGAATSDPAAAAFDCFPDASTASSADGANPFAWPEENLGDACPRWGLHPSELTKGLEQGGKASDGVGKENAHEASACPGFQEEVPPGEKATVPRDSVQEETGGVKEEVGGLLQCPEVGKADRWLEDSRHCCSAADFGDLPLLPPPGRKEDLEAEEEYSSLCELLGSPEQRPGLPDPLSPKAPLLCTKEEVEEVLDSKTGWGSPCHLSGDSVILLGPTVGAESKVQSWFESSLSHMKSGEEGPDGVLAPGDTATLAPEASLAQKPSKPAVPEAPIAKKEPVPRGKSLRSRRVHRGLPEAEDSPCRAPVLPKDLLLPESCTGPPQGQMEGAGAPGRGASEGLPRMCTRSFTALSEPRTPGPPGLTTTPAPPDKLGGKQRAAFKSGKRVGKPSPKAASSPSNPAALPVASDSSPMGSKTKETDSPSTPGKDQRSMILRSRTKTQEAFHSKRRRPSESRLPSCRATKKLLANNHLPAPFKVSGSPQKEGRASQRARVAKPGAGSKLSDRPLHALKRKSAFLAPVPTKKRNLVLRSGSGGDVKEEGAEDPSPLFKRMASPKKAKPSKGNGEPAVKPLPPETPDTCLKLASRAAFQGAMKTKVLPPRKGRGLKLEAIVQKITSPSLKKFACKVPGAPPGNPLSPSLPEKDRGLKSAGGSPVGAGEGLLNVGPGQKLPAAPGADSLCRNPTNRSLKGKLLNSKKLSSTDCFKTEAFTSPEALLPGGTALAPKKRSRKGRAGALGLPKGPLEKRPHLGPALLLTPRDRANGTQGGSEDSSGGAGKKPKTEELGLASQSPEGRPCQPQTRAQKQPGHANYSSYSKRKRLTRGRAKNTTSSPCKGRAKRRRQQQVLPLDPAEPEIRLKYISSCKRLRADSRTPAFSPFVRVEKRDAFTTICTVVNSPGEEPKPHRKPSSSASSSSSSCSFSLDATGASLATLPGGSVLQPRPSLPLSSTMHLGPVVSKALSTSCLVCCLCQNPANFKDLGDLCGPYYPEHCLPKKKPKLKEKVRPEGACEEASLPLERTLKDLECAATAAAGKPPRPEGPADPAKQGSLRTSARGLSRRLQSCYCCDGRGDGGEEAAPTDKSRKHECSKEPPAEPGGDTQEHWVHEACAVWTGGIYLVAGKLFGLQEAMKVAVDMTCSSCQEAGATIGCGHKGCSHTYHYPCASDAGCIFIEENFSLKCPKHKRLPL, encoded by the exons ATGCAGTCTTTTCGAGAAAGGTGTGGTTTCCATGGCAAACAACAGAACTACCAGCAGACCTCACAGGAGACATCTCGCCTGGAGAATTACAGACAGCCGGGCCAGGCCGGGCTGAGCTGCGACCGGCAGCGGCTGCTGGCCAAGGACTATTATAACCCGCAGCCCTATCCGGCCTACGAGGGTGGCGCCGGCGCACCCACCGGCTCAGCGCGGGGTAGCAAGGGCCTGGCCTCCCAGCCGTCCCTGCAGGGCCGGCCGGCCTTCTCGGGCTATAGTGTGCCGGACAGCAGCCCGTACCCCGGCCGCTACTCGGGCGAGGAGAGCCTGCAGGCCTGGGGGGCCCCTCAGCCGCCGCCCCCGCAGCCGCAGCCCCTGCCAGGGGGCGTGGGCAAATATGATGACAGCTTGATGAAAAAGGCAGCGGTGCCCCCGGGCAGGCAATACCCAGAACAGGGTGCCCAGCTGCCCTTCCGGACTCACTCTCTGCACGTCCAGCCGCAGCTGCCgcagccccagcagcccctggcATACCCCAAACTCCAAAGGCAGAAACTGCAGAACGACatggcctcacccctgcccttcccccagggtGGCCATTTCCCCCAGCACTCACAGtctttccccccttcctccacctACTCCTCCGGGGGTCAGGGCACgcaggggggcgggcagggggcccACTCCTACAAGAGCTGCACCGCGCCGTCCGCGCCGCCCCACGACAGGCCACTGGCCGCCAACACCAGCCTGGCCCCGGGGCAGCGGGTCCAGAACCTTCACGCCTACCAGTCCGGCCGCATGGGCTAcgagcagcagaagcagcagcagcagcagcaacagcagcagcaggcgGCCCTCCAGAGCCGGCACCATGCCCAGGAAACCCTCCATTACCAAAACCTTGCCAAGTACCAACACTATGGGCAGCAGGGCGCGGGCTACTGCCAGCCGGACGCGGCCGTGCGGACTCCGGAGCAGTACTACCAGACCTTcagccccagctccagccacTCGCCCGCACGCTCCGTGGGCCGCTCACCCTCCTACAGCTCCACCCCATCGCCGCTGATGCCAAACCTGGAGAACTTTCCCTACAACCAGCAGCCGCTCGGCACCGGCGCCTTCCCCGCGGGCATCACGGACCACAGCCACTTCATGCCCCTGCTCAACCCCTCCCCGACTGATGCCGCCGGCACGGTGGACACCCAGCCTGGCAACTGCAAGGCACCGCCCAAGGACAAGCTGCCCGAGAACCTGCTGTCGGACCTCAGCCTGCAGAGCCTCACGGCCTTGACCTCCCAGGTGGAGAACATCTCCAACACGGTCCAGCAGCTGCTGCTCTCCAAGGCCGCCGTGCCGCAGAAGAAGGGCGGCAAGAACCTGGTGTCCAGGACCCCGGAGCAGCACCGGAGCCAGCACTGCAGCCCCGAAGGCAGCGGCTACTCGGCCGAGCCAGCAGGCACACCGCTATCCGAGCCGCTGAGCAGCACGCCGCAGTCCACGCACGCTGAGCCACCTGAGGCCGACTACCTGAGTGGCTCCGAGGACCCGCTGGAGCGCAGCTTCCTCTACTGCAACCAGGCCCGTGGCAGCCCCGCCAGGGTCAACAGCAACTCGAAGGCCAAGCCTGAGTCGGTGTCCACCTGTTCAGTGACCTCGCCCGACGACATGTCCACCAAGTCCGACGACTCCTTCCAGAGCCTACATGGCAGCCTGCCGCTCGACAGCTTCTCCAAGTTCGTGGCAGGCGAGCGGGACTGCCCGCGGCTGCTGCTCAGCGCCCTGGCGCAGGAGGACCTGGCCTCTGAGATCCTCGGGCTGCAGGAGGCCATCGGCGAGAAGGCTGAGAAGACCTGGGCCGAGGCGCCCGGCCTGGCCAAGGACGCCAGCAAGCCTCCTCCCTTCTCGCTGGAGAACCACAGCGCCTGCCTGGACTCCGTGGCCAAGAACGCGTGGCCACGGCCAGGGGAGCCAGAGGCCCTGCCCGAGTCCTTGCAGCTGGACAAGGGTGGCAGCGCCAAGGACTTCAGCCCGGGGCTGTTCGAAGACCCTTCTGTGGCCTTCGCCGCCCCGGACCCCAAGAAGACGACCGGTCCCCTCTCCTTTAGCACCAAGGCCACACTTGGGGCTGCCACATCGGACCCTGCTGCGGCCGCCTTTGACTGCTTCCCGGACGCGAGCACCGCCAGCTCGGCAGACGGCGCCAACCCCTTTGCCTGGCCTGAAGAGAACCTGGGGGATGCTTGTCCCCGGTGGGGCCTGCACCCCAGCGAGCTCACCAAGGGCCTGGAGCAGGGCGGGAAGGCCTCTGACGGCGTGGGCAAGGAGAATGCCCACGAGGCTTCGGCCTGCccaggcttccaggaggaggtgcCGCCTGGGGAGAAGGCCACCGTGCCTCGGGACTCCGTGCAGGAGGAGACGGGCGGGGTGAAGGAGGAGGTGGGCGGGCTGCTGCAGTGCCCCGAGGTGGGCAAGGCCGACCGCTGGCTAGAGGACAGCCGGCACTGCTGCTCGGCCGCGGACTTTGGGGACCTGCCCCTGCTGCCGCCACCCGGCAGGAAGGAGGACCTGGAGGCGGAGGAGGAGTACTCCTCCCTGTGCGAGCTCCTGGGCAGCCCCGAGCAGAGGCCAGGCCTGCCGGACCCGCTGTCGCCGAAGGCCCCCCTGCTGTGCAccaaggaggaggtggaggaggtgcTGGACTCCAAAACCGGTTGGGGCTCCCCGTGCCACCTGTCCGGCGACTCTGTCATTTTGCTGGGCCCCACTGTGGGCGCCGAGTCCAAGGTCCAGAGCTGGTTTGAGTCCTCCCTGTCGCACATGAAGTCGGGCGAAGAGGGCCCCGACGGGGTGCTGGCACCCGGTGACACTGCCACCCTGGCCCCAGAGGCCTCCCTGGCCCAGAAGCCCAGCAAGCCGGCCGTGCCTGAGGCGCCCATTGCTAAGAAAGAGCCCGTGCCACGCGGCAAAAGCTTACGGAGCCGGCGGGTGCACCGGGGGTTGCCGGAGGCCGAGGACTCCCCATGCCGGGCGCCCGTGCTACCTAAGGACCTCTTGCTCCCGGAATCCTGCACCGGCCCCCCACAGGGACAGATGGAAGGAGCGGGAGCCCCGGGCCGGGGGGCCTCGGAAGGGCTCCCGAGGATGTGCACACGCTCCTTCACGGCCCTGAGCGAGCCCCGCACGCCTGGACCCCCAGGCCtgaccaccacccccgcccccccagacAAACTAGGGGGCAAGCAGCGAGCCGCCTTCAAGTCCGGCAAGCGGGTGGGTAAGCCGTCACCCAAGGCGGCCTCCAGCCCCAGTAACCCAGCTGCCCTACCCGTGGCCTCAGACAGCAGCCCCATGGGCTCCAAGACCAAGGAGACAGACTCGCCCAGCACCCCAGGCAAGGACCAGCGCTCCATGATCCTGCGGTCACGCACGAAAACCCAGGAGGCCTTCCACTCCAAGAGGCGGCGGCCCTCCGAAAGCCGTCTCCCCAGCTGTCGGGCCACCAAGAAACTGCTGGCTAACAACCACCTGCCTGCCCCGTTCAAGGTCTCCGGCAGCCCCCAGAAGGAGGGCAGGGCCAGCCAGCGGGCCCGGGTGGCCAAGCCTGGCGCAGGCAGCAAGCTCTCCGACCGGCCCCTCCATGCGCTCAAGAGGAAGTCGGCCTTCCTGGCGCCTGTTCCTACCAAGAAGCGGAACCTGGTTCTGCGGAGCGGCAGCGGGGGGGACGTGAAGGAGGAGGGGGCTGAGGACCCCTCCCCCCTCTTCAAGAGGATGGCTTCGCCCAAGAAGGCCAAGCCCTCCAAGGGCAATGGTGAGCCTGCCGTGAAGCCCCTACCCCCGGAGACCCCCGACACCTGCCTGAAGCTCGCCTCGCGGGCGGCCTTCCAGGGGGCCATGAAGACCAAGGTGCTTCCGCCCCGGAAAGGCAGGGGCCTCAAGCTGGAGGCCATCGTGCAGAAGATCACGTCACCCAGCCTGAAGAAGTTTGCGTGCAAGGTGCCAGGGGCCCCTCCCGGAAACCCCCTGAGCCCTTCTCTCCCTGAGAAGGACCGTGGGCTCAAGAGTGCGGGGGGAAGCCCAGTTGGGGCAGGAGAAGGTCTCTTAAATGTGGGCCCTGGGCAGAAGCTCCCGGCAGCTCCGGGGGCCGACTCGTTATGCAGAAATCCAACCAACAGATCCTTAAAAGGCAAACTCCTAAACAGTAAGAAACTGTCCTCGACTGACTGTTTCAAAACTGAGGCCTTCACATCCCCAGAGGCCCTGCTGCCTGGGGGGACTGCCCTGGCACCTAAGAAGAGAAGCCGGAAAGGCAGGGCTGGAGCCCTCGGACTCCCCAAAGGTCCCCTGGAGAAGCGGCCCCATCTAGGACCGGCTCTGCTCCTGACCCCCCGAGACAGGGCCAATGGCACTCAGGGGGGCAGTGAGGACAGCTCTGGTGGTGCAGGCAAGAAGCCAAAGACGGAGGAGCTGGGCCTGGCCTCCCAGTCCCCTGAGGGCCGGCCCTGCCAGCCCCAGACAAGGGCGCAGAAGCAGCCGGGCCACGCCAACTACAGCAGCTATTCCAAGCGAAAGCGTCTCACTCGGGGCCGGGCCAAGAACACCACCTCCTCACCCTGTAAAGGACGTGCcaagcggcggcggcagcagcaggtGCTGCCCCTAGACCCCGCTGAGCCTGAAATCCGCCTCAAGTACATTTCCTCGTGCAAGCGGCTTCGAGCAGACAGCCGCACCCCGGCCTTCTCGCCCTTTGTGCGGGTAGAGAAGCGAGACGCGTTCACCACCATATGCACTGTGGTCAACTCCCCTGGGGAGGAGCCCAAGCCCCACAGGAAGCcttcctcctccgcctcctcttcctcatcctcatGCTCGTTCTCCTTGGATGCGACCGGGGCCTCCTTGGCCACGCTCCCTGGAGGCTCTGTCCTGCAGCCacggccctccctgcccctctcctccaccaTGCATCTGGGGCCCGTGGTCTCCAAGGCCCTGAGTACCTCTTGCCTTGTTTGCTGCCTCTGCCAAAACCCGGCCAACTTCAAGGACCTCGGGGACCTCTGTGGGCCCTACTACCCCGAACACTGCCTCCCCAAAAAGAAGCCAAAACTCAAGGAGAAGGTGCGGCCGGAGGGCGCCTGCGAGGAAGCCTCGCTACCCCTTGAGAGAACACTCAAAGACCTTGAGTGCGCGGCCACAGCCGCCGCTGGAAAGCCCCCGCGGCCCGAGGGCCCGGCCGACCCCGCCAAACAGGGCTCGCTGCGCACCAGCGCTCGGGGTCTGTCCCGGCGGCTACAGAGTTGCTACTGCTGTGACGGTCGGGGGGACGGTGGTGAGGAGGCGGCCCCCACCGACAAGAGCCGTAAGCACGAGTGCAGCAAGGAGCCACCAGCCGAGCCTGGCGGGGACACCCAGGAACACTGGGTGCACGAGGCCTGCGCCGTGTGGACGGGCGGGATCTACCTGGTAGCCGGGAAGCTCTTTGGGCTACAGGAGGCCATGAAGGTGGCCGTGGACATG ACCTGTTCCAGCTGCCAAGAAGCCGGGGCCACCATCGGGTGCGGTCACAAAGGGTGCAGCCATACCTACCATTACCCGTGTGCCAGCGATGCGG